One Sanguibacter keddieii DSM 10542 genomic window carries:
- a CDS encoding nitrilase-related carbon-nitrogen hydrolase translates to MRVTIAQLEVSGDHPANLVVVRQAVAEALRVSGDLLVLPEYASGYDASGVGVAHAETLDGPFVTTLRELTAGTSLTVVGGMVQAAADGGLPGNVVVVVRGGDLVGSYRKVHLYDAFGHRESDRLAAGDPAAEPLVVPVGDLQVGVMTCYDLRFPESARRLVDAGAQVLVVPAAWAAGPGKVEQWRILAQARAIENVSAVVAVGQAGRGVSGHSLLVGPDGAVAMELGDGPAYRTADVDAEGVVAERDRNPSLVNRRYTVVPSTPA, encoded by the coding sequence GTGCGGGTCACGATCGCCCAGCTCGAGGTGAGCGGGGACCACCCCGCCAACCTCGTGGTGGTGCGCCAGGCCGTCGCCGAGGCGCTGCGGGTGTCCGGCGACCTCCTCGTCCTCCCTGAGTACGCGAGCGGCTACGACGCGTCCGGGGTGGGGGTCGCGCACGCCGAGACCCTCGACGGGCCGTTCGTCACGACGCTGCGCGAGCTCACGGCCGGCACGTCGCTCACCGTGGTGGGCGGCATGGTGCAGGCCGCGGCCGACGGCGGTCTGCCCGGCAACGTGGTGGTCGTGGTGCGCGGTGGGGACCTCGTCGGCTCGTACCGCAAGGTGCACCTGTACGACGCCTTCGGGCACCGTGAGTCCGACCGTCTCGCCGCAGGAGACCCCGCTGCCGAGCCGCTCGTCGTCCCGGTGGGCGACCTCCAGGTCGGCGTGATGACCTGCTACGACCTGCGGTTCCCGGAGAGCGCGCGACGACTGGTCGACGCGGGCGCCCAGGTGCTCGTGGTACCGGCGGCGTGGGCCGCCGGTCCCGGCAAGGTCGAGCAGTGGCGGATCCTGGCGCAGGCCCGGGCGATCGAGAACGTCAGCGCCGTCGTCGCCGTGGGGCAGGCGGGCCGGGGCGTCTCCGGGCACTCGCTGCTCGTCGGCCCGGACGGGGCCGTCGCGATGGAGCTGGGCGACGGTCCTGCCTACCGCACGGCCGACGTCGACGCCGAGGGCGTGGTCGCCGAGCGCGACCGCAACCCGTCCCTGGTCAACCGCCGCTACACCGTGGTCCCGAGCACGCCCGCCTGA
- the trhA gene encoding PAQR family membrane homeostasis protein TrhA, whose translation MAKTSQAPAPGPSDSPVGGPTGARDAARHDEHDGPDSPLERVAEAAEAVVDAIKPRLRGWIHAGTFPVVVVASILLVVLAPPVAGKVSTAVFGFTAILLFGTSAVYHRGNWSPRVHAALRRADHSNIFLIIAGTCTPLAVLLLPKPSAITLLVTVWAGALLGLAARMIWIGAPRWVYVPVYIALGWVAVFYMPQFASNGSPAIVWLVAIGGLAYSVGAVVYGLKRPNPSPQWFGFHEIFHVLTVVGYGCHYAAILVAVLIVR comes from the coding sequence ATGGCCAAGACCTCCCAGGCACCCGCCCCCGGTCCGTCGGACAGCCCCGTGGGCGGCCCGACGGGCGCACGCGACGCTGCGAGGCACGACGAGCACGACGGGCCTGACAGCCCGCTCGAGCGCGTCGCCGAGGCGGCCGAGGCCGTCGTCGACGCCATCAAGCCCCGCCTGCGGGGCTGGATCCACGCCGGGACCTTCCCCGTGGTGGTCGTCGCGAGCATCCTGCTGGTCGTCCTGGCCCCGCCGGTCGCCGGCAAGGTGTCGACCGCGGTCTTCGGCTTCACCGCGATCCTGCTGTTCGGGACCTCGGCGGTGTACCACCGCGGCAACTGGTCACCCCGGGTGCACGCGGCGCTGCGCCGGGCCGACCACTCCAACATCTTCCTCATCATCGCCGGGACCTGCACGCCCCTCGCGGTCCTGCTGCTGCCGAAGCCCTCGGCGATCACGCTCCTCGTCACCGTGTGGGCCGGGGCGCTGCTGGGCCTGGCCGCCCGGATGATCTGGATCGGTGCCCCGCGGTGGGTCTACGTGCCCGTCTACATCGCGCTCGGGTGGGTCGCGGTCTTCTACATGCCGCAGTTCGCGAGCAACGGCAGCCCTGCGATCGTCTGGCTCGTGGCGATCGGCGGGCTGGCGTACAGCGTCGGCGCGGTGGTCTACGGCCTCAAGCGCCCGAACCCGAGCCCGCAGTGGTTCGGGTTCCACGAGATCTTCCACGTGCTCACCGTGGTCGGCTACGGCTGCCACTACGCGGCCATCCTCGTCGCGGTCCTCATCGTCCGCTGA
- a CDS encoding RidA family protein — protein sequence MSIENRKTPISTPHAPAPAHTFHQGVRKGPFVQVSGQGPVDPASGEYVFPGDVAAQTTRTLENVRAVVEASGATFDDVVMLRVYLTTREDFSAMNDAYGAFVSEHCPSGVLPSRTTVMTGLPREEMLVEIDAFAITG from the coding sequence ATGAGCATCGAGAACCGCAAGACCCCGATCAGCACGCCGCACGCCCCGGCACCGGCGCACACCTTCCACCAGGGGGTGCGCAAGGGACCGTTCGTCCAGGTGTCCGGGCAGGGACCGGTCGACCCCGCCTCGGGCGAGTACGTGTTCCCCGGGGACGTCGCGGCGCAGACCACCCGGACCCTCGAGAACGTGCGGGCGGTCGTCGAGGCGTCCGGGGCCACCTTCGACGACGTCGTCATGCTGCGCGTCTACCTCACGACGCGCGAGGACTTCTCGGCGATGAACGACGCCTACGGCGCCTTCGTGTCCGAGCACTGCCCGTCGGGGGTGCTGCCCAGCCGCACCACGGTGATGACCGGCCTGCCGCGCGAGGAGATGCTCGTCGAGATCGACGCCTTCGCAATCACCGGCTGA
- the mca gene encoding mycothiol conjugate amidase Mca, producing the protein MTTAPLRLLAVHAHPDDESSKGAATTARYAAEGVEVLVVSCTGGERGSILNPSYGRDITDLDEMRSVRTVEMAEAARALGVQHRWLGFVDSGLPEGDPLPPLPEGCFALTPLEDAAAPLVEIVREFRPHVITTYDPTGGYPHPDHIMCHRVAKEAYETAGDAERYRGRGEPWTPLKLYYNHGFSMARIRAVHEAMLGAGLESPFGDWVESRAAREIPEREVTTRVPVADYFDARDAALRAHATQIDPDGFFFAVPRDLELDEWPFEEYELAESRVATTLPEDDLFAGIRPPEETA; encoded by the coding sequence GTGACCACAGCACCGTTGCGGCTCTTGGCCGTGCATGCTCACCCCGACGACGAGTCGAGCAAGGGAGCGGCCACGACGGCGCGCTACGCCGCGGAGGGCGTCGAGGTGCTGGTGGTCAGCTGCACCGGCGGGGAGCGGGGGAGCATCCTCAACCCCAGCTACGGCCGTGACATCACCGACCTCGACGAGATGCGCTCCGTGCGCACCGTCGAGATGGCCGAGGCCGCCCGTGCGCTGGGCGTCCAGCACCGCTGGCTCGGTTTTGTCGACTCGGGCCTGCCCGAGGGCGACCCGCTGCCGCCGCTGCCCGAGGGCTGCTTCGCGCTGACCCCGCTCGAGGACGCGGCCGCGCCGCTCGTGGAGATCGTCCGCGAGTTCCGCCCGCACGTCATCACCACCTACGACCCCACCGGCGGGTACCCGCACCCGGACCACATCATGTGCCACCGTGTCGCCAAGGAGGCCTACGAGACCGCTGGCGACGCCGAGCGCTACCGCGGGCGCGGCGAGCCCTGGACGCCGCTCAAGCTGTACTACAACCACGGCTTCTCGATGGCCCGCATCCGCGCGGTCCACGAGGCGATGCTCGGTGCCGGCCTCGAGTCGCCCTTCGGCGACTGGGTCGAGTCCCGCGCGGCCCGCGAGATCCCCGAGCGCGAGGTCACCACCCGCGTGCCGGTGGCGGACTACTTCGACGCCCGGGACGCCGCTCTCCGTGCGCACGCCACGCAGATCGACCCCGACGGTTTCTTCTTCGCCGTCCCGCGCGACCTCGAGCTCGACGAGTGGCCCTTCGAGGAGTACGAGCTCGCCGAGTCGCGCGTCGCCACCACGCTCCCCGAGGACGACCTGTTCGCCGGGATCCGCCCCCCCGAGGAGACCGCATGA
- a CDS encoding AI-2E family transporter codes for MSDTGGTAPQDSGRDDQPTSTTDEAAHAVRVSSTTLASATAAKPRDADSAVVTPAVQAAASWSWRFLAIAAALAVAFSLVAYLKVVIIPVAVALLLTVLLQPVAAFLRRRARFSPMLAAATSVVLLIAAITLLVVVAGRSIVSGISDLSDKAVEGFQQALTWLAEGPLHIDNESLSEYLDSGLDALQENSSALLSGALSVTTTVGQVLAGSIIALFCTLFFLKDGRSIWGWLVGLLPRSTRERTHQAGRRGFVTLASYARTQILVAFIDSIGIGLGAAIIGVPLALPLGVLVFVGSFIPFVGAIVTGAMAVLVALVALGPVQALIMLAVVLLVQQIEGNVLQPWLMGHAVSLHPVAVLLVVTTGTLTAGIVGALFAVPIAAVLNTVFLYFHGHDKFPELGFDDHVEVRPAGRRSVMVMSAEKLASAGILKKGPGASRSAGTDAAPDATEGPRDDH; via the coding sequence ATGAGCGACACCGGGGGCACCGCACCGCAGGACAGCGGTCGCGACGACCAGCCGACGTCCACCACGGACGAGGCTGCGCACGCCGTCCGCGTCTCGAGCACGACGCTCGCCTCGGCGACCGCGGCCAAGCCCCGCGACGCGGACTCGGCCGTGGTGACGCCGGCCGTCCAGGCCGCCGCGTCGTGGTCGTGGAGGTTCCTCGCGATCGCCGCCGCGCTCGCCGTGGCCTTCTCGCTCGTGGCCTACCTCAAGGTCGTCATCATCCCGGTGGCGGTCGCCCTCCTGCTCACCGTGCTCCTCCAGCCGGTCGCCGCCTTCCTGCGGCGCAGGGCGCGCTTCTCGCCGATGCTGGCCGCCGCCACCTCGGTCGTCTTGCTCATCGCCGCGATCACCCTGCTCGTGGTCGTGGCCGGCCGGTCGATCGTCTCCGGGATCAGCGACCTCAGCGACAAGGCCGTCGAAGGCTTCCAGCAGGCGCTCACGTGGCTGGCCGAGGGGCCGCTGCACATCGACAACGAGTCGCTCAGCGAGTACCTCGACAGCGGGCTCGACGCCCTCCAGGAGAACTCCTCCGCACTCCTCTCGGGTGCGCTCTCGGTGACGACCACGGTCGGCCAGGTCCTCGCGGGCTCGATCATCGCCCTGTTCTGCACGCTGTTCTTCCTCAAGGACGGCCGCAGCATCTGGGGCTGGCTCGTCGGCCTGCTCCCGCGCAGCACCCGTGAGCGCACCCACCAGGCCGGTCGCCGCGGCTTCGTCACGCTCGCGTCCTACGCGCGCACCCAGATCCTCGTCGCCTTCATCGACAGCATCGGCATCGGCCTCGGTGCGGCGATCATCGGCGTCCCGCTGGCCCTGCCGCTCGGCGTGCTCGTGTTCGTCGGGTCGTTCATCCCGTTCGTCGGTGCCATCGTCACCGGTGCGATGGCCGTGCTCGTGGCCCTCGTGGCCCTCGGCCCCGTCCAGGCGCTCATCATGCTCGCGGTGGTGCTGCTGGTGCAGCAGATCGAGGGCAACGTCCTCCAGCCGTGGCTCATGGGGCACGCGGTCTCGCTGCACCCCGTCGCCGTGCTGCTCGTGGTGACGACCGGGACGCTCACGGCCGGGATCGTCGGCGCGCTCTTCGCGGTGCCGATCGCCGCGGTCCTCAACACGGTGTTCCTGTACTTCCACGGGCACGACAAGTTCCCCGAGCTCGGCTTCGACGACCACGTCGAGGTCAGGCCGGCCGGCCGGCGGTCCGTGATGGTCATGAGCGCCGAGAAGCTCGCCTCCGCCGGGATCCTGAAGAAGGGCCCGGGCGCCTCGCGGTCTGCGGGCACCGACGCAGCACCTGACGCCACCGAGGGGCCCCGTGACGACCACTGA
- the greA gene encoding transcription elongation factor GreA: MAENDVTWLTQEAHDRLQAELAHLTGEGRTDITDRIAAARDEGDLKENGGYHAAREEQAKNEARIRELTEKLRSVRIGTPPDDGVVEQGMVVTAEVAGDEMVFLLGSREIADTTDIDVYSEKSPLGAAILGKKIGETAAYTAPNGKDISVSIKDAKPYTG; the protein is encoded by the coding sequence GTGGCAGAGAACGACGTCACCTGGCTGACCCAGGAGGCACACGACCGACTCCAGGCCGAGCTCGCGCACCTGACGGGTGAGGGCCGGACGGACATCACCGACCGCATCGCCGCAGCACGCGACGAGGGCGACCTCAAGGAGAACGGCGGCTACCACGCGGCGCGCGAGGAGCAGGCCAAGAACGAGGCCCGCATCCGCGAGCTCACCGAGAAGCTGCGGTCCGTGCGCATCGGCACGCCCCCCGACGACGGCGTCGTCGAGCAGGGCATGGTCGTGACCGCCGAGGTCGCCGGCGACGAGATGGTGTTCCTGCTCGGCTCGCGCGAGATCGCCGACACGACGGACATCGACGTCTACTCCGAGAAGTCCCCGCTCGGCGCGGCGATCCTCGGCAAGAAGATCGGCGAGACCGCCGCGTACACCGCGCCCAACGGCAAAGACATCTCCGTGTCGATCAAGGACGCGAAGCCGTACACCGGCTGA
- a CDS encoding alanine racemase yields MTESPRATPVGPRTKGLALQGPSSLEQVAAAHPTITADTFSWPLLTLDDAALEHNLSTMAEICRAAGVQHAPHVKTTMSPQLYARQVAHGAWGATVANPAQLRTVVDWGARRVFLANELVDPRETAALRHLLDAGAGAGPGVDAGTGVADGLTDGQALEVWLYVDSAVGVQRLEAAFADADPQVRARLGVLVEVGVAGGRTGVRGPAQALAVARAVDAAGLRLVGVAGYEGSAAGGTSPDELARVAAFCRSLRHVAGMLLSEGLLGRDGTPVVVSAGGSSFLDVVVAELPGDLTGPDGAAVPVDVVVRSGAYVTHDHGFCERMDPWRRIPGASPMQAAAVVWAQVLSTPEPGLVIVGAGRRDLAYDLDLPVALSVRRADARGTLAPPVPLDDATVTALNDQHLFLTVEPAAGSAPALAPGDVVGLGISHPCTLFDKWRLAAVVDADDHVVELVTTDF; encoded by the coding sequence ATGACCGAGTCACCCCGCGCCACCCCGGTCGGCCCCCGGACCAAGGGCCTCGCGCTCCAGGGGCCCTCGTCCCTCGAGCAGGTCGCCGCGGCGCACCCCACCATCACGGCCGACACGTTCTCCTGGCCGCTGCTGACCCTCGACGACGCCGCCCTCGAGCACAACCTCTCGACGATGGCCGAGATCTGCCGCGCGGCCGGGGTGCAGCACGCGCCGCACGTCAAGACGACCATGTCGCCCCAGCTCTACGCGCGGCAGGTGGCGCACGGCGCGTGGGGCGCGACGGTCGCGAACCCCGCGCAGCTGCGCACCGTCGTCGACTGGGGCGCACGGCGGGTGTTCCTCGCCAACGAGCTGGTCGACCCGCGCGAGACGGCCGCGTTGCGCCACCTGCTCGACGCCGGCGCCGGTGCGGGTCCGGGTGTGGACGCGGGGACCGGTGTCGCTGACGGTCTGACCGACGGGCAGGCCCTCGAGGTGTGGCTCTACGTGGACTCTGCCGTCGGCGTCCAGCGCCTCGAGGCGGCTTTCGCCGACGCCGACCCGCAGGTACGTGCGCGGCTCGGTGTGCTCGTCGAGGTCGGTGTGGCTGGCGGGCGCACCGGCGTCCGCGGCCCGGCACAGGCCCTCGCCGTCGCCCGGGCCGTCGACGCCGCGGGCCTGCGCCTGGTCGGCGTGGCGGGCTACGAGGGCTCGGCCGCCGGCGGCACGAGCCCCGACGAGCTGGCGCGCGTCGCCGCCTTCTGCCGCTCGCTGCGCCACGTCGCCGGGATGCTGCTGTCCGAGGGGCTCCTCGGTCGCGACGGCACGCCCGTGGTCGTGTCGGCGGGCGGCAGCTCCTTCCTCGACGTGGTGGTCGCCGAGCTCCCCGGCGACCTGACCGGGCCCGACGGCGCGGCGGTCCCGGTCGACGTCGTCGTCCGCTCGGGGGCGTACGTGACGCACGACCACGGGTTCTGCGAGCGCATGGACCCGTGGCGGCGCATCCCCGGTGCGTCCCCGATGCAGGCCGCGGCCGTCGTCTGGGCGCAGGTGCTCTCGACCCCCGAGCCCGGTCTCGTGATCGTCGGCGCCGGGCGCCGAGACCTCGCCTACGACCTCGACCTCCCCGTCGCGCTCTCGGTCCGCCGCGCCGACGCCCGCGGCACGCTCGCCCCGCCGGTCCCGCTCGACGACGCGACGGTCACCGCCCTCAACGACCAGCACCTGTTCCTCACGGTCGAGCCCGCTGCGGGGAGCGCCCCGGCTCTCGCGCCGGGTGACGTCGTCGGGCTCGGGATCTCGCACCCCTGCACGCTGTTCGACAAGTGGCGGTTGGCGGCCGTCGTCGACGCAGACGACCACGTGGTCGAGCTCGTCACGACAGACTTCTGA
- a CDS encoding AAA family ATPase yields MIETVAVEGYRTLRELVVELGQLTVVTGANGSGKSNFFRALRLLAACGQGRVVGALAAEGGLPSTLWAGPQHGTRPGGVAQGTRRTAPVALRLGFSGPDLGYAIDLGLPQTALASPFALDPEIKTESVWSGGVLRTATLQAERRNGHVRTRDDGGGWTSEGRNLRTSESMIDEFVDDTGAPEMLRVRRGLRDWRFYDQFRTDPLSPARSAQVGTQTPVLADDGADLAAALETIRWMTADGALERAVDDAFPGSTLEITSDAGLFRLALHQPGLLRPLSTAELSDGTLRYLLLLAALGSPRPPELLVLNEPETSLHPDLLPALARLVLTSAERTQTILVTHSQILLDSLEEERRALRWKHTVERVHLVKSLGETGVDGREGPLDSPRWAWAKR; encoded by the coding sequence ATGATCGAGACCGTCGCCGTCGAGGGGTACCGCACGCTGCGTGAGCTGGTGGTCGAGCTCGGGCAGCTCACCGTCGTGACCGGCGCCAACGGCAGCGGGAAGTCGAACTTCTTCCGCGCGCTGCGCCTGCTCGCCGCCTGCGGGCAGGGGCGGGTGGTGGGTGCGCTCGCCGCCGAGGGCGGCCTGCCGTCGACGCTCTGGGCCGGTCCCCAGCACGGGACGCGTCCGGGTGGTGTCGCCCAGGGGACCCGGCGCACGGCCCCCGTCGCGCTGCGGCTCGGTTTCAGCGGGCCCGACCTCGGGTACGCGATCGACCTCGGCCTGCCGCAGACCGCGCTCGCGTCTCCGTTCGCCCTCGACCCCGAGATCAAGACCGAGTCGGTGTGGTCAGGTGGGGTGCTGCGCACCGCCACGCTCCAGGCGGAGCGGCGCAACGGGCACGTCCGGACGCGCGACGACGGAGGCGGGTGGACGAGCGAGGGGCGGAACCTGCGCACGTCGGAGTCGATGATCGACGAGTTCGTCGACGACACCGGCGCCCCGGAGATGCTGCGCGTGCGCCGTGGCCTGCGCGACTGGCGGTTCTACGACCAGTTCCGCACCGACCCGCTGTCGCCGGCCCGCTCCGCACAGGTGGGCACGCAGACGCCCGTGCTCGCCGACGACGGTGCCGACCTCGCCGCCGCGCTCGAGACGATCCGCTGGATGACCGCCGACGGTGCGCTCGAGCGCGCCGTCGACGACGCCTTCCCGGGATCGACCCTCGAGATCACCTCTGACGCCGGGCTCTTCAGGCTCGCCCTGCACCAGCCGGGCCTGCTGCGACCGCTGTCGACCGCCGAGCTCTCCGACGGCACGCTGCGCTACCTGCTGCTGCTGGCTGCCCTGGGATCTCCGCGACCGCCCGAGCTGCTGGTGCTCAACGAGCCCGAGACCAGCCTGCACCCGGACCTCCTGCCGGCCCTCGCCCGCCTGGTGCTGACGAGCGCCGAGCGGACCCAGACGATCCTCGTGACCCACTCCCAGATCTTGCTCGACTCCCTCGAGGAGGAGCGTCGGGCGCTGCGGTGGAAGCACACGGTCGAGCGGGTGCACCTCGTGAAGTCCCTGGGGGAGACCGGGGTCGACGGCCGCGAGGGCCCGCTCGACAGCCCACGGTGGGCCTGGGCCAAGCGCTGA
- the msrA gene encoding peptide-methionine (S)-S-oxide reductase MsrA encodes MFGSLFGSSLKTTMVTPERALSGRPEPTYSVPSTHTVLGTPLAGPWPEGTRVIYLGLGCFWGAEKEFWQLPGVVTTAVGYQGGFTQNPSYEEVCTAMTGHTEAVLVAYDPSVVTDTEILRMFWESHDPTQGFRQGNDVGTQYRSAVYWTTPEQEVAAKTTFDVFQKNLAARGFGQITTDLRSAEAAGPFYYAEGYHQQYLDKNPSGYCPVHSTGVACQPADA; translated from the coding sequence ATGTTCGGCTCGTTGTTCGGCTCGTCCCTCAAGACGACGATGGTCACGCCCGAGCGTGCCCTGTCCGGTCGTCCCGAGCCCACCTACTCGGTCCCGTCGACGCACACCGTCCTGGGCACCCCGCTCGCCGGGCCGTGGCCCGAGGGCACCCGGGTGATCTACCTCGGCCTCGGGTGCTTCTGGGGTGCTGAGAAGGAGTTCTGGCAGCTGCCCGGCGTCGTGACGACGGCCGTCGGCTACCAGGGTGGTTTCACGCAGAACCCGTCCTACGAGGAGGTCTGCACCGCGATGACCGGCCACACCGAGGCCGTGCTCGTCGCCTACGACCCGTCGGTGGTCACCGACACCGAGATCCTGCGGATGTTCTGGGAGTCGCACGACCCGACCCAGGGCTTCCGCCAGGGCAACGACGTCGGGACGCAGTACCGGTCCGCCGTCTACTGGACGACGCCCGAGCAGGAGGTCGCCGCGAAGACCACCTTCGACGTGTTCCAGAAGAACCTCGCCGCGCGCGGCTTCGGCCAGATCACCACCGACCTGCGCTCCGCCGAGGCGGCCGGCCCGTTCTACTACGCCGAGGGCTACCACCAGCAGTACCTCGACAAGAACCCGTCCGGCTACTGCCCGGTGCACTCGACCGGCGTCGCCTGCCAGCCCGCCGACGCCTGA
- a CDS encoding DUF4307 domain-containing protein, whose protein sequence is MTEHTSPRPDDARPHEPSPGADGRSPEQARTTQPGAPREAADQAGDDGAPRPPRRVRLSDEEASGAPVPVTTGAAAGRYDSHRGISRTTQVRLAVAAVTVAVLSIAWVTMGPSASTVRGKEFGFSVQGPEAVDITFDVAKPRDATVRCTVEALNENYAQVGTKEVLVGPAEVDEARYTTTIATTELAVTAVIDECVLVD, encoded by the coding sequence GTGACCGAGCACACGAGCCCACGACCGGACGACGCACGACCGCACGAGCCCTCACCGGGTGCCGACGGCCGGTCGCCCGAGCAGGCTCGCACGACGCAGCCCGGTGCCCCGCGAGAAGCCGCGGACCAGGCCGGGGACGACGGCGCACCTCGACCGCCCCGTCGCGTCAGGCTCAGCGACGAGGAGGCCTCCGGTGCTCCGGTGCCGGTCACCACGGGAGCGGCCGCGGGCCGCTACGACTCGCACCGCGGCATCAGCCGGACCACGCAGGTGCGCCTGGCCGTCGCCGCGGTGACCGTCGCGGTCCTCTCGATCGCCTGGGTGACGATGGGCCCGAGCGCCTCGACCGTGCGCGGCAAGGAGTTCGGCTTCTCCGTGCAGGGCCCCGAGGCCGTCGACATCACCTTCGACGTGGCCAAGCCCCGGGACGCGACCGTGCGCTGCACCGTCGAGGCCCTCAACGAGAACTACGCGCAGGTGGGCACCAAGGAGGTGCTCGTCGGCCCGGCCGAGGTCGACGAGGCCCGGTACACGACGACGATCGCCACCACCGAGCTCGCGGTGACCGCCGTCATCGACGAGTGCGTGCTCGTCGACTGA
- the ilvA gene encoding threonine ammonia-lyase: protein MRQPGPALSVGIEDIRDAARALDGVATVTPVERSSALAGVVGVPVYLKCENLQRSGSFKIRGAYVRMSRLSEAERARGVVAASAGNHAQGVALAARLLGIRSVVYMPTDAALPKVAATREYGAEVRLVGTTVDDVLTAAREESERSGAVLIHPFDHVDVVAGQATVALEILEQVPDVRTVVVPVGGGGLGAGVVAAMAAVAPHVRVVGVQAARAGGYLQSLAAGEPTKTVTASTMADGIAVSTPGHVPFQIIKDGGGHIRTVSEEDISRALLFVAERAKLIVEPAGVAGVAALMAHPEEYDDGPVVAVLSGGNIDPLVLLRVLRHGLASAGRYMQLRVRLVDRPGALADLLQDLARSGGNIMHVDHVRTGVDLAIDEVEVTMQVETKGPEHCAALLDHLRGEGYRISE, encoded by the coding sequence GTGAGGCAGCCCGGCCCGGCGCTGTCCGTCGGCATCGAGGACATCCGTGACGCCGCCCGCGCGCTGGACGGCGTCGCGACGGTCACGCCGGTCGAGCGCAGCAGCGCCCTCGCCGGGGTGGTCGGCGTCCCCGTCTACCTCAAGTGCGAGAACCTCCAGCGGTCCGGGTCCTTCAAGATCCGCGGCGCCTACGTCCGCATGTCGCGGCTCAGCGAGGCCGAGCGTGCCCGCGGCGTCGTCGCGGCGAGCGCCGGCAACCACGCGCAGGGTGTCGCCCTCGCGGCCCGGCTGCTGGGCATCCGCTCGGTGGTCTACATGCCGACGGACGCCGCCCTGCCCAAGGTCGCGGCGACCCGGGAGTACGGCGCCGAGGTGCGGCTCGTCGGGACCACCGTCGACGACGTCCTGACCGCGGCCCGCGAGGAGTCCGAGCGCTCGGGCGCCGTGCTGATCCACCCTTTCGACCACGTCGACGTCGTGGCGGGCCAGGCGACCGTCGCCCTCGAGATCCTCGAGCAGGTGCCGGACGTCAGGACCGTCGTCGTGCCCGTCGGTGGCGGCGGGCTCGGTGCTGGAGTGGTCGCCGCGATGGCGGCCGTCGCGCCGCACGTGCGTGTGGTCGGGGTGCAGGCGGCCCGCGCCGGCGGCTACCTCCAGTCGCTCGCGGCGGGGGAGCCCACCAAGACGGTGACCGCGTCGACCATGGCCGACGGCATCGCCGTGAGCACCCCGGGGCACGTCCCGTTCCAGATCATCAAGGACGGCGGTGGCCACATCCGTACGGTGTCCGAGGAGGACATCTCGCGGGCGCTGCTGTTCGTCGCGGAGCGCGCCAAGCTCATCGTCGAGCCGGCTGGGGTCGCCGGTGTCGCGGCGCTCATGGCCCACCCCGAGGAGTACGACGACGGCCCCGTGGTCGCCGTCCTGTCGGGCGGGAACATCGACCCGCTCGTGCTGCTGCGGGTGCTCCGCCACGGGCTCGCGTCCGCCGGCCGGTACATGCAGCTGCGGGTGCGGCTCGTCGACCGGCCCGGTGCGCTCGCCGACCTGCTGCAGGACCTCGCGCGCTCCGGTGGGAACATCATGCACGTGGACCACGTGCGCACCGGTGTCGACCTCGCGATCGACGAGGTCGAGGTGACCATGCAGGTCGAGACCAAGGGGCCCGAGCACTGCGCGGCGCTCCTCGACCACCTGCGCGGCGAGGGGTACCGGATCTCCGAGTGA
- a CDS encoding isoprenyl transferase, whose product MRMPHLLYGLYEKRVAKALRSRPLPRHVGVILDGNRRWAKSFGEPAAHGHRRGADRIEEFLGWSEDLGIEVVTLWMLSTDNLSRGADELDALLTIIEDAVADLARSRRWRLRVVGRLDLLPEDFAARLRAAQAETDDVEGLQVNVAIGYGGRHEIADAVRAFLTERAEAGDSLAEVAASIDVDHIGQHLYTRGQPDPELVIRTSGEQRLSGFLLWQSANSEFYFCEAYWPDFRRVDYLRALRAYSQRERRLGR is encoded by the coding sequence GTGCGCATGCCCCACCTGCTCTACGGGCTCTACGAGAAACGCGTCGCCAAGGCCCTCCGCTCCCGCCCGCTGCCGCGGCACGTCGGCGTGATCCTCGACGGCAACCGTCGCTGGGCCAAGTCCTTCGGCGAGCCCGCCGCGCACGGTCACCGGCGGGGCGCGGACCGCATCGAGGAGTTCCTCGGGTGGAGCGAGGACCTCGGTATCGAGGTCGTCACGCTGTGGATGCTCTCGACCGACAACCTCTCGCGCGGGGCCGACGAGCTCGACGCCCTGCTGACGATCATCGAGGACGCCGTCGCCGACCTCGCCCGCAGCCGTCGCTGGCGCCTGCGCGTCGTCGGGCGGCTCGACCTGCTGCCGGAGGACTTCGCCGCTCGTCTGCGCGCCGCGCAGGCGGAGACGGACGACGTCGAGGGCCTCCAGGTCAACGTCGCCATCGGCTACGGAGGACGCCACGAGATCGCCGACGCCGTGCGCGCCTTCCTCACCGAGCGTGCGGAGGCCGGCGACAGCCTCGCGGAGGTCGCGGCCTCGATCGACGTCGACCACATCGGCCAGCACCTCTACACCCGAGGCCAGCCCGACCCCGAGCTCGTCATCCGCACCTCGGGCGAGCAGCGGCTCAGCGGGTTCCTGCTGTGGCAGTCGGCCAACTCGGAGTTCTACTTCTGCGAGGCCTACTGGCCCGACTTCCGCCGCGTCGACTACCTGCGTGCCCTGCGCGCCTACTCCCAGCGCGAGCGCCGCCTCGGCCGCTGA